AGCGAGTTTTATCGCATTGTCGATGAATATCCATGAACTACCAGACTTTGTCTATTTATGCCATAAGTTAGGCATTGATGAGATAGTCATCGACAACTTATCATATATACTAAATAAGTACATGCTTAGATGGAGAGCTTTTACGGACCCTATGGAACAGGAATTAAGAGTCTTTAAACGCGTGATTGATATTACGTTAAGGAGGGCTAAGGAGTTGGGTATTAAGGTGTTTCCTTACTCATTAAGTTGTTGGGAATTGATTGAATGCCCGGAAAGACCTACTGAGACTATATTCATAGGCGTAAATGGTGACGTTTCCCCATGTGTCTTTCTAAACCTACCAACCAGGGGCGATAGCATACCGCGGTGCTTCATGGGCAAGTGCTTCAGGGTAGAAAAAACAATCTTCGGAAATGCAGATAAGGATAATATCATTAATATATGGAATGATGAGGACTATAAGGAATTTAGGTATAGGTTCATAAGAAGAAGATCTCAAGGACCTAACTGGGAGTATGGTATTGACTTAATGCCGCCTAGCCAATGCATCACGTGTTATAGGTTATATGGTGTTTGATTCCTATTAATATCATGATTTATGATCACATTATATGAAGCATTTCAGATCTTCAAATGATGTGCGACCGTCAATTAATACCTCGTACTTAACGCCTTAAATTACCATGTCATTAATGCGGGTGAGCTTAGGTGTTGACATGCAAATTGAGAACCATCAGACCTCATTGCTAGATACAAAATTAAACGCTGAATAATGGTATGAAGTATTTAAGGCATAGCGTGAAAAATAGCTCAATGAGTAAGTGTAAAATATGTGGCAGGGATTGGCTGGTCTCAGAAGCCTTAGGCGTTTGTGTTAACTGCATTAGGAGTAGGCGCGAAGATGCTCTTAACATAGTGAGGAGAAATAGGCAATTATGGAGGGTCAGGCTTGGTTTAGAAACGGAGCCACCAAAGGATGGATCAGTTAATTGTCACCTGTGTGTCAACGAGTGCCGTATATCTAAGGGCTCGAGGGGCTTCTGCGGTGTTTGGATTAACGATGGAAGGTTAAGGCCCTTGGGTGGTGAAGGCAAGCTAATCTTAATGACCTACCTTGATCCATTACCAACCAATTGCGTAGCGACACCTGTATGCCCAGCGGTGGGCTGGGGCTACCCTGAATATTCATTATCAAGGCATGGCGAGTATAGTTACTACAACCTGGCAGTATTTATGGGCGGTTGTGAACTTGACTGCGCGTTTTGTCAGAATTACGAACATAAGGTCTGGATAGCCCATGGTAAAGTGAGCGGTCTATTAAGAGTTACAACCCTTGATGAGTTGGTTAGGGGAGGCTTTGAACCCGAGGATTACCTGCGTTTGTTACTTTGGAGGTGATCCAACGCCGCAATCGCCGTTATTAGTATTAACTTCACGAAAGATATTCAATGAGGCCTTAAAGCATGGTCAACAACCCAAGAGAATTTGTTGGGAGACTAATGGTCTCGCGAATCCCTTAATCATGAGGGAGATGGCTAAGTTAAGTCTCATCTCTGGTGGAATTATTAAGATTGATTGGAAGGCTTGGAATCCAGGTGTTTATGAAGCGCTGACAGGAGTTAATGGTGAGAAGGCAATTAAAAGCTCATGAAAAACACCGATTTAGTAGCTAAGATGGCCCGTGAAAGACCCGACCCGCCATTACCCGTCGTAAGCATTCTATTGGTTCCGAGCTACATCGATGCTGAGAAGGTTAGGGGATTGCTAGTTACGTATCATCGCTGGCTAGTAAGTATGATGTTAATATACCCATTGTGTTATTGGCATTTCACCCAGACCATTTAATGAGGGATTTGCCGCCAACGAATATGCGTCATATGAATGAGGCAGTGAGAATTGTTAAGGAGGTGGGTATTAAGGAGGTTTACATAGGCAATGAGTGGCTGTTGGGCACGTATTATTAATTCATTATGGAAAAATAAAAATATGCTAACACATACCCTTTAATCACTATGTCTGTTCCTCAAAAGTACAGGGGCAGACCTATTGAGGAGTTGATCTCGGCTGGTTATTATGATCCTGAGACTAGGACTGTTCACGTCATCACAGGCACGGAGCTTCACGTACATAGCCGTGACTGGCAGCTTGAGGGTCCGCTGCGGATGCTTTTTCATGTGCTTGACCCTGCGGTGGCTAAGGACCCGAAGAACCTAATTGTGTACGGTGGTACTGGCAAGGCTGCGCGCTCGTGGGATGACTTCGAGGCTATTGTAGACTCATTACTAACGATGGATAGTGAGGACACGCTGGTCATACAGAGTGGGCAGCCCGTGGCCATTTGGAAGCTCGGTAAGCACGCGCCGAGGGTCTTAATGAGCAATGCAATGCTAGTCCCCAAGTGGGCTGATTGGAAGATATTTTGGGAGCTCGAGGCCAAGGGATTGATAAGCTTTCACCAGATGACGGCTGGCTGCTGGGCATACATCGGCACCCAGGGCATTCTCCAGGGGACTTATGAAACGATTGGGGCGGCTGCGGATAGGCACTTTGGCGGCTCGCTCGAGGGTAGGTTAGTGGTTAGCGCTGGGCTTGGCAACATGGGTGGTGCACAGCCGCTGGCCATTAAAATGCTTGGTGGTGTGGCCTTGATAGCTGATGTTGATAAGAGGATGATACAGAGGATGATAGACACAGGCTACCTTGACACGTGGACGGATAACCTGGACAAGGCCATAGACATGGCACTCGACGCCAAGGAGAGGCGGCAGGCAACGAGTATTGGCGTTCTCGCCAATGCGGTAGATCTACTTGAGAAGTTGGTTAAGGAGAACATAGTCCCCGACATACTCACAGACCAGACGCCCGCCCACGACCCATTATCCTATGTACCCCAGGGACTTACTGTAGAGCAGGCTGAGCAGTTAAGGAGGAGTGATCCGGAGAAATACATACTATTGGCTAAGGAGACCATGAAGAAGCACGTGCAATTAATGCTTCAGTTACAGGCTAGGGGTGCCGTAACCTTCGAGTACGGCAACAACCTCAGGAAGCAGGCATACGATGCTGGTGTTGAGGACGCATTCAAGATACCCGGGCAGATGGAGTACATGAGACCATTGTTTGAGGAGGGTCGTGGACCATTCAGGTGGACAAGCCTAGTCGGTGATCCAAACGACATATACAAGTTGGACGACGTATTAATAACGCTCTTCGAGAAGAAGAACCCAAGGCTAGTCAGATGGATCAAGAATGCCCGCCAGTACGTAAAGTTCCAGGGACTACCCGCCAGGGTAGTTTACTTAGGCTATGGAGAGAGGGCTTTGTTTGGCAAGATCGTTAGTGAGATGGTTAGGAAAGGCGAGCTAAGCGGGCCAATATGGTTTGGCAGAGACCACCTGGATAGTGGTTCTGTAGCATCGCCATTTAGGGAGACCGAGGGAATGCTCGACGGCTCAGACGCAATTGGGGACTGGCCAATACTAAACTACGCACTTAACACGGCAGCCGGCGCAACCTGGACATGCTTCCACCACGGTGGCGGTGTTGGTATTGGCTACTCCATCCATGCTGGTTTTGGCATGGTTGTTGACGGTACCGAGCTTGCTGAGGAAAAGGCCCTTAGGGTCTTCACCGTTGATCCAGGAAGTGGTGTCGTTAGGCATGCACATGCTGGCTATCCGAAATCCCTAATGGTCGCTAGGGAGAAGGGTATTAGAATACCAATCATTGATAGGCTTGAGGAGAAGAGTAAGCGCGTGATTGAGGAGGCGTATAAGGAGGGTAGGATTAGTAAGTTCACGTATGACAGGGTCAAGAAGGACCTTCAGGAGTATGAAGCTAGGAAACAGAACTACAGAACACCATTCAATACTTAATTACGGCTCCATGATAAAGTATTTAGCGTTTAAACCAGGATGAATTTTATCCTTATTATTGGGTCTATTATCTAGTATTTGCCGTAGTACGTTAACCACCCTACGATACCATCAAGTTTATCAACAGCATCAAGTATCTCACTCATTGTTACCTCGATTCCGTATTGCCTAAAGCCCGTTATTAGGAATTGAACTGAAGCGTCCCTATTGAACGGAGTTATCGTTAGTTCCTCGATGAATCTCCCGTAAAGTGGTGACTTGGGGTTTTCGAGACCTAGAAAACCGTGTAGTAGTCCAACTTCAGAGCCTGTTAATATTACCTTAACATTGCTTAGGTTATCGTATGTATAGGTAAGTATCTGTGTGAGGTCGACCTTGCCAAATCCCTTTAACATCCTAAGTATTTGGGTCTCATCTATCGCTATTACTATTTGGTATAGGTTTTTAGATAAGGCGTTTAGTAAATCCACCAGGTAAACGCTC
This is a stretch of genomic DNA from Vulcanisaeta moutnovskia 768-28. It encodes these proteins:
- a CDS encoding radical SAM protein translates to MAQIEVSTSCNASCIYCPRTVLRSDWISKFMNLRLYRKVIGELLSMGSINYVHLQGWGEPLLHPNFMDMIGEIRGKVDFGLTTNGLLLNEHYASKLVSLGINVIAVTFAGANALTHNVIRVGCDFNVVVNNVKRLIETRNKLRSGVRVVASFIALSMNIHELPDFVYLCHKLGIDEIVIDNLSYILNKYMLRWRAFTDPMEQELRVFKRVIDITLRRAKELGIKVFPYSLSCWELIECPERPTETIFIGVNGDVSPCVFLNLPTRGDSIPRCFMGKCFRVEKTIFGNADKDNIINIWNDEDYKEFRYRFIRRRSQGPNWEYGIDLMPPSQCITCYRLYGV
- a CDS encoding urocanate hydratase, which gives rise to MSVPQKYRGRPIEELISAGYYDPETRTVHVITGTELHVHSRDWQLEGPLRMLFHVLDPAVAKDPKNLIVYGGTGKAARSWDDFEAIVDSLLTMDSEDTLVIQSGQPVAIWKLGKHAPRVLMSNAMLVPKWADWKIFWELEAKGLISFHQMTAGCWAYIGTQGILQGTYETIGAAADRHFGGSLEGRLVVSAGLGNMGGAQPLAIKMLGGVALIADVDKRMIQRMIDTGYLDTWTDNLDKAIDMALDAKERRQATSIGVLANAVDLLEKLVKENIVPDILTDQTPAHDPLSYVPQGLTVEQAEQLRRSDPEKYILLAKETMKKHVQLMLQLQARGAVTFEYGNNLRKQAYDAGVEDAFKIPGQMEYMRPLFEEGRGPFRWTSLVGDPNDIYKLDDVLITLFEKKNPRLVRWIKNARQYVKFQGLPARVVYLGYGERALFGKIVSEMVRKGELSGPIWFGRDHLDSGSVASPFRETEGMLDGSDAIGDWPILNYALNTAAGATWTCFHHGGGVGIGYSIHAGFGMVVDGTELAEEKALRVFTVDPGSGVVRHAHAGYPKSLMVAREKGIRIPIIDRLEEKSKRVIEEAYKEGRISKFTYDRVKKDLQEYEARKQNYRTPFNT
- a CDS encoding AAA family ATPase, giving the protein MSIKWRLENVIRNIAKIIRGINVFGSGIEPNIEVDWRSVYLVDLLNALSKNLYQIVIAIDETQILRMLKGFGKVDLTQILTYTYDNLSNVKVILTGSEVGLLHGFLGLENPKSPLYGRFIEELTITPFNRDASVQFLITGFRQYGIEVTMSEILDAVDKLDGIVGWLTYYGKY